AGCCGTGAGGAGTTCTATCGCTATTTCCAGACCAAGCTGGGGGTTGCGGAGGGGACCAATGGCCAGGTCATCCATCTGACCGTCAGCGCCTTTGCTCCCGGTGAGGCTCAGCAGATCAACGCGCGCTTGCTCGATCAGGCCGAGAAGCTCGTCAATTCGCTTTCCGAACGTGCCCGCGCAGATGCGATTTCGATCGCCCGGCAGGAGGTCGCCCAGGCCGAGGAAGCGGCGCGAAAAGCAGCCGTGATGCTGTCCCGCTTCCGGAACGAGCAGGGCATCATCGATCCCGAACTCGAGGCTGCAAGCGATCTGCAGATGATCGCGAAGCTCCAGGACGAGCTGATCGCGGCCCGAACCCAGCTACTTCAACTCGAAACCTACACGCCGCAGGCTTCGCAGATACCCTTCCTGCGTGCGCAGGTTCGATCCCTGCAGAAGGAAATCGAACAGCAACGGGGCGGCATTGCCGGTGGCAGCCGTTCGCTTTCCACCGCGGCGATGCGGTATCAGGAATTGCAGTTCAATGCGGAAGCGGCCGGCAAGCAGCTGACTGCGGCCCTGGCATCGCTGCAGGAAGCGCAGGCGGAAGGGCGGCGAAAGCAAGCCTATGTCGAGCGTATCGCCGATCCCAGCTTGCCCGACTACGCGACACAGCCGCGGCGGATCAGGAACATCATCGCGACCTTCATTCTGGGCCTTCTGGCATGGGGCGTGTTGTCGATGCTGATCGTCGGCATACGCGAGCATCGCGACTGATGAGCGCGGCCTTGCCTCAATCAAGCCTGCGCAGGAGCGCCGTGATCCAGCGGCGTGTGCTTGGCGCGCTGCTGGTGCGAGAGATGCTCACCCGCTATGGCCGCCACAATATCGGCTTCCTGTGGCTGTTCGTTGAACCGATGCTGTTTACCCTTGGCGTCACGGCCCTGTGGACGGCGACCAAGTCGGTTCATGGCAGCAGCCTGCCAATCGTCGCCTTCGCGTTGACCGGCTATTCCAGTGTCCTCTTGTGGCGCAATATGCCCGGCCGCTGCATCGGCGCGCTGTGGGCCAACCTCGCCTTGATGTATCACCGCAACATCAAGGTTTTCGATATCTACGTTGCCCGCCTGCTTCTCGAATTTGGCGGAGCGACAGTTTCATTTGCCGTGCTGAGCGTCGCGTTCGTCAGCTTCGGCTGGATGTCCCCGCCCGAAGACTTCCTCAAGGTGGCGGGCGGCTGGCTGCTCATCGCCTGGTTTGGTGCGGCGCTGGCGATTGCCCTGGGGGCCTTGTCCCATGAGAGCGACCTGGTGGACAAGCTGTGGCACCCGGTGTCCTACCTGATCTTCCCGCTTTCCGGCTCCGCCTTCATGGTCGATGCCCTGCCGCCCTTCGCCCAGCAGATCGTGCTCACCATCCCGATGGTTCACGGGGTGGAGCTGGTGCGTGAAGGATATTTCGGCTCGCAGGCACGGGCGCACTACGATCTGGGCTATCTGGTTCCGGTGGCACTCGCGCTGAGCTTTGTGGCCTTGCTGCTGGTGCGCCGGGTGGCGCTTCGCGTGGTGCCTGAATGATCAGGGTGCACAATCTCCGCAAGCTCTACCGCACCCGGTTCGGCGAGAAGCTGGTGCTGGACAAGGTGAGCTTCGAACTGCGCATGGGCGAGCGGCTTGGCGTGCTCGGACGCAACGGCGCGGGCAAATCGACTATGATCCGCCTCGTCAGCGGCGCAGAGCGGCCGACCTCCGGCACCATCGAACGCCACATGTCGGTGTCGTGGCCCTTGGCGTTCGGCGGGGCGTTTCAGCCAATGCTGACCGGCGTCGACAACGTCCGCTTCATCAGCCGCATCTATTCGCAGGATTTCGAGAGCAATCTCGCGTTCGTGGAACAATTCGCGGAGCTCGGCCCCTATCTGAGAGAGCCGGTCAGGACATATTCGTCGGGGATGCGCGCCCGGCTGGCTTTCGCAATCTCGATGATCATCGAATTCGATTGCTTCCTGATCGACGAGATCGGAGCCGTCGGCGACGCGCGCTTTCACGACAGATGCAATTACGAACTGTTCGAAAAGCGGGCAGACCGGGCGATGGTCATCATCTCCCATGACGCGGGCTATATCCGCGATCACTGCAACCGGTGGGCGGTGCTCCATGATGGCAAGCTCGAACTGCATGACGATTTCGACACCGCTTACACCGATTACAAGGAAGTCATCGGTGCCTCGCTGAGCAATGCGAAGCCTTCGGTCAGCCATGTGAACCGGGCGATGATGATCGAATCCGCCCACCGGTCCGCTCTGGCAGACGACCGCTTCCGCATTCATGTGCAACAGGGCGACTGGGCGCGCGACAGCAAGGACTGGGCAACAGCCGAGCAGGAATATGCCGCGGCGCTATCGCTCTACCCCTATCAGCGCACCTACTGGATTCAGCACGGCCATGTGACCAAGGAACAGGGCAAGTTTGCCCGGGCTGAGATTTCGTACCGGACGGCAGCCGCGCTTGGCGTGCCCGAGGACGAAATCGAGGAACACGTTCGTTTTGTTTTTGCGCAGCAGCATGGGGAAGATGGCTGGTACGGGGTGCGCGGATTCCGTCCCGGGCCGACCGGCAACCATCCGCCTGCAAAGCCCGAGGTGGATGCCTTCGCGAAACTGCTGTGGCTCGTGGAACAGGTTGATGAGGCCGAGGTGCTGGGTCTGATCCGGAGTCACGCAACCTGCGACGACCTCTTGGCCGCCATGATCGCGGATCAGCGGTTTGCTGAAGCCCACTTCGGAGGCGGTGACGCGCTCGCGAGCAAACTGGACCGGGATTTACGGGCACGGCTGTGCTGTTTCCTCGCGCTTGATCCGGACAGCCCTGCCGGTGAAGCCAACACCGCGGGGCAGATGATCCGTCTCCTGATCGCGCATGGCCCTCTCGCGGAATGGCCCCGGTCGAGCAGGGCTTTGCAAGAGCAGGCGCCGATGCTTCCCGCAGATGGCTCGCGATCGGTCAGCACAGCGAGTTCGCTCGCATGAGTGCTGCGCGGAGAATATTGATAGACGGGTACAATCTCGGCCTTGAGAAGGGCACCGGGGTGGCCACCTATGCCCGGAACCTCAGCTACGAGCTGCACAATCTCGGCCATGCAGCGTCCGTTCTCTATGGCAACGCCGCTGCCACCTCGCGCGATCCGCTGCTGAGCGAGATTGCCTTTTTCGATGGGGAGACCGCGAAGCGGGGCGGCACGCTCGATCTGATCGGTCAAGCCGCGCATGCCTTGCGGGCCCCGCTGGGCCAAAAGGCGGTCGAGGTGCCGATTACCGGACGGGTCATCTCGCGCCAGTTCGCTGCACGGCTGCCGCGCCATGACAAGATCTTCAGCGCCGCCGATGTCTTCCGCAGATCACAAAACGGCTTCGCATTGTGGGGCCAGCTGAACCATGTCGCGCTGCCGCAGCGGGTTGACCTCGCGCATTGGACATATCCCTTGCCGATCAGGATCAGGGGCGTTCCCAACATTTACACGCTTCATGACATCGTCCCGCTCAGGCTTCCTTTCACCACCTTGGACCGGAAGCGGCAGTACCTCGCGCTGCTGCGCAAGCTTGCGCGCACCGCCGACCATATCGTCACGGTCTCGGAGCATTCGAAGCGGGATCTGATCGAGGTGCTCGGCATCGCGCCTGACCGGATCACCAACACCTACCAGTCGGTCGATATCCCCGAAGCCTTGCGCCGCAAGACCGATGAGCAGACCGCAGACGAGGTGGAGAGCCTCTTCCCCGTCCACTACAAGCAATACTACCTTTTCTGGGGCTCCATCGAGCCCAAGAAGAACATCGGCCGGATGATTGAAGCCTATCTGGTGAGCAAGGTGGACGCCCCGCTGGTGATAGTCGGTGCCCAGGCGTGGAAGTCCGAAGGGGAGTTGCAACTGCTCAAGAGCCTGGCCGGGCGCGAAGGTGGTCGGCGACAGGTCATCCAGCTGCCCTATGCCCCGTTTGCGTTGCTGGTCAGTCTGATCCGCGGGGCAAAGGCCGCCCTGTTTCCGTCGCTTTACGAAGGCTTCGGATTGCCGGCGCTCGAAGCCATGTCGCTCGGGACGCCGGTCATCTGTTCGGACACCTCGTCGCTTCCCGAAGTGGCGGGTGATGCGGCGATCATGGTCGACCCATACGATACGGCCGCCCTGACGGCCGCAATACGGCAGGTTGATGCCGATGCAGACCTGCGCGCCGAGATGAGCCTGCGCGGGCTGGCGCAGGCCGAACGCTTCTCGCCAGCCGCCTATCGCGAGCGTCTCGATGCCCTGTACCGGCGCTTCTGAATGATTGTTGCGAAGGAAGTTTCCGAATGAAGTCGAATAGGCACATCATGTCACGCGGACTGCGGATGACCGGCCTGGCGCTGATCGCCGCATCGCTCGCGGCCTGTTCATCGCTTGGCGGCTCGGGTCCGTCCGGCGCCAGCATTCGCGACGCCGGCGGAAGCGACTATGCCGATAGCGGGGTCATCCTCATCGATCTCGACGACCAGGCGGTCAAGCGGGCAGCGCATTATTCCCGCTCGCGCAGCCTCGCCGAAGTCTTTGGCGATAGCCAGCCGGCAAGTCTGACCATCGGCCACGGCGACGTTGTCGATGTCACCATCTGGGAAGCGCCCCCCGCCATCCTGTTC
This DNA window, taken from Porphyrobacter sp. ULC335, encodes the following:
- a CDS encoding Wzz/FepE/Etk N-terminal domain-containing protein, encoding MTVIERLKSVDRLFIAVVIVPTIIGLIYFGFLANDIYTSEARFVVRSPNKDEASPLSLVLTGGGLGGGGGGNAESVTVIEYLQSRRALTDVDQDGLVSRAYGGEDIFWLDRFGGIFGDSREEFYRYFQTKLGVAEGTNGQVIHLTVSAFAPGEAQQINARLLDQAEKLVNSLSERARADAISIARQEVAQAEEAARKAAVMLSRFRNEQGIIDPELEAASDLQMIAKLQDELIAARTQLLQLETYTPQASQIPFLRAQVRSLQKEIEQQRGGIAGGSRSLSTAAMRYQELQFNAEAAGKQLTAALASLQEAQAEGRRKQAYVERIADPSLPDYATQPRRIRNIIATFILGLLAWGVLSMLIVGIREHRD
- a CDS encoding ABC transporter permease, translated to MSAALPQSSLRRSAVIQRRVLGALLVREMLTRYGRHNIGFLWLFVEPMLFTLGVTALWTATKSVHGSSLPIVAFALTGYSSVLLWRNMPGRCIGALWANLALMYHRNIKVFDIYVARLLLEFGGATVSFAVLSVAFVSFGWMSPPEDFLKVAGGWLLIAWFGAALAIALGALSHESDLVDKLWHPVSYLIFPLSGSAFMVDALPPFAQQIVLTIPMVHGVELVREGYFGSQARAHYDLGYLVPVALALSFVALLLVRRVALRVVPE
- a CDS encoding ABC transporter ATP-binding protein, which codes for MIRVHNLRKLYRTRFGEKLVLDKVSFELRMGERLGVLGRNGAGKSTMIRLVSGAERPTSGTIERHMSVSWPLAFGGAFQPMLTGVDNVRFISRIYSQDFESNLAFVEQFAELGPYLREPVRTYSSGMRARLAFAISMIIEFDCFLIDEIGAVGDARFHDRCNYELFEKRADRAMVIISHDAGYIRDHCNRWAVLHDGKLELHDDFDTAYTDYKEVIGASLSNAKPSVSHVNRAMMIESAHRSALADDRFRIHVQQGDWARDSKDWATAEQEYAAALSLYPYQRTYWIQHGHVTKEQGKFARAEISYRTAAALGVPEDEIEEHVRFVFAQQHGEDGWYGVRGFRPGPTGNHPPAKPEVDAFAKLLWLVEQVDEAEVLGLIRSHATCDDLLAAMIADQRFAEAHFGGGDALASKLDRDLRARLCCFLALDPDSPAGEANTAGQMIRLLIAHGPLAEWPRSSRALQEQAPMLPADGSRSVSTASSLA
- a CDS encoding glycosyltransferase family 4 protein produces the protein MSAARRILIDGYNLGLEKGTGVATYARNLSYELHNLGHAASVLYGNAAATSRDPLLSEIAFFDGETAKRGGTLDLIGQAAHALRAPLGQKAVEVPITGRVISRQFAARLPRHDKIFSAADVFRRSQNGFALWGQLNHVALPQRVDLAHWTYPLPIRIRGVPNIYTLHDIVPLRLPFTTLDRKRQYLALLRKLARTADHIVTVSEHSKRDLIEVLGIAPDRITNTYQSVDIPEALRRKTDEQTADEVESLFPVHYKQYYLFWGSIEPKKNIGRMIEAYLVSKVDAPLVIVGAQAWKSEGELQLLKSLAGREGGRRQVIQLPYAPFALLVSLIRGAKAALFPSLYEGFGLPALEAMSLGTPVICSDTSSLPEVAGDAAIMVDPYDTAALTAAIRQVDADADLRAEMSLRGLAQAERFSPAAYRERLDALYRRF